The Lysinibacillus pakistanensis genome includes a window with the following:
- a CDS encoding EutN/CcmL family microcompartment protein, with translation MRIGTVVGNIWATRKEEGLQGLKLLIIQPKKTDGQLGDEQIVAADRIGAGVGDDVILTMGSAAVRSFSKETICPIDAIIVGIIDATEGS, from the coding sequence ATGCGTATAGGTACAGTCGTAGGAAATATTTGGGCAACACGTAAAGAAGAAGGGCTTCAGGGATTGAAATTGCTCATTATTCAACCTAAAAAAACAGATGGACAACTTGGTGATGAGCAAATCGTTGCGGCAGATCGAATTGGCGCGGGTGTTGGTGATGATGTGATTTTAACGATGGGCAGTGCTGCTGTTCGAAGCTTTTCAAAAGAAACAATTTGTCCAATTGATGCCATTATTGTAGGCATAATTGATGCAACAGAGGGATCGTGA
- a CDS encoding BMC domain-containing protein yields MKEAIGMIETYGMVGSIEAADAMLKASNVQLVKHELIDGGIVTVIVEGDVGAVQAAVEAGKAAVPRVGTLLSAHVIPRAADDVFTTIINHPQAKPKVEKNVERVPKTSSRSKAQVKETAQNSSTDAQSE; encoded by the coding sequence ATGAAAGAAGCGATTGGTATGATTGAAACATATGGTATGGTCGGCTCTATTGAGGCAGCAGACGCTATGCTAAAGGCCTCGAATGTCCAATTAGTCAAACATGAATTAATAGATGGTGGGATTGTAACTGTTATTGTTGAGGGGGATGTTGGAGCTGTGCAGGCAGCTGTTGAAGCAGGAAAAGCAGCGGTTCCTCGCGTTGGCACATTGTTAAGTGCACATGTAATTCCAAGGGCAGCAGACGATGTTTTTACAACAATCATTAATCATCCCCAAGCAAAACCAAAAGTAGAAAAAAACGTGGAAAGAGTACCGAAAACATCCTCCCGTAGTAAAGCTCAAGTAAAAGAAACTGCCCAAAATTCTTCTACAGATGCTCAAAGTGAATAA
- a CDS encoding GntR family transcriptional regulator — protein sequence MTVKFNNRDPVYVQVIRHFKEQIAKGFFEPGQEVPSRRELANQLKINPNTAQRAYKEMEEQGLIFTEGNMPSCITKDEAVLKSVREELIIEAVDLFLGSIKAINVPLSEVLKLVEKKYEAESGETEESI from the coding sequence TTGACTGTAAAGTTTAATAATCGAGATCCGGTTTATGTACAGGTTATCCGGCATTTTAAAGAGCAAATTGCCAAGGGATTCTTTGAACCTGGTCAGGAAGTTCCTTCAAGAAGGGAACTAGCCAATCAGCTGAAGATTAACCCAAATACTGCACAAAGGGCTTATAAGGAAATGGAGGAACAAGGATTGATTTTTACTGAGGGAAATATGCCAAGCTGTATTACGAAAGATGAAGCGGTCCTTAAAAGTGTCCGTGAAGAATTAATTATCGAAGCCGTTGACTTATTTTTAGGTTCTATAAAAGCCATCAATGTGCCGTTATCTGAAGTGTTGAAACTAGTTGAGAAAAAGTATGAGGCTGAAAGTGGGGAAACGGAGGAATCAATATGA
- a CDS encoding cold-shock protein, with the protein MKREGIVEWYKEEEGYGRILLEGEEVHVFVHFSSILLDKDRFPDHFRYLRQKQKVTFDLIETSTTGEQKYVAENVMIISD; encoded by the coding sequence TTGAAAAGAGAGGGAATTGTAGAATGGTATAAAGAAGAGGAGGGCTATGGACGGATCCTTCTTGAAGGTGAAGAAGTACATGTTTTCGTTCATTTTAGCTCAATTCTTTTGGATAAAGATCGATTTCCTGATCATTTTAGATACCTTCGTCAGAAGCAAAAAGTCACCTTCGATTTAATTGAAACATCCACGACAGGTGAACAGAAGTATGTAGCTGAAAATGTGATGATAATTTCTGACTAA
- a CDS encoding DUF2642 domain-containing protein, with protein MPKNVNYTIEPKFIGNLIQHKGLMIVITTTVGKLIGTLDNVFIDHVALVVNGKFHHIRLCEIVYFEKADEK; from the coding sequence TTGCCAAAAAATGTAAATTATACAATTGAGCCCAAATTTATCGGGAACTTGATTCAACATAAAGGGCTAATGATTGTCATCACAACAACTGTCGGCAAATTGATAGGTACTCTAGATAATGTTTTCATTGATCATGTAGCTCTTGTAGTTAATGGAAAATTTCATCACATCAGATTGTGTGAAATCGTTTATTTTGAAAAAGCAGATGAGAAATAA
- a CDS encoding DUF3221 domain-containing protein, which produces MEGYITAAEDGRYLVVSNDPVYLNNSNPQFVNALWVSTTMKLAVGDYVKVWAGAINESYPGQTSTDKIEIVPSKLNSTLSTNEVLSKVAENLEYNPIITNIKFDAKKDIWTLHYKIDIAGNDTLVGMVIQDQKPISLGQPIYEQPPQLAFAINEEEQLSLYLQQYSWTYTDIKTGEKKQKEHETPLSNIQASFNEAIPLQKPEKVKLMTNDLDILHSEMVFLDEQMNKVEKIINEDGTYPIGTYYMHVKVQFEQGTATYMDTIQFK; this is translated from the coding sequence ATGGAAGGATATATAACAGCAGCAGAAGATGGTAGATACTTAGTTGTCAGTAATGATCCGGTCTATTTAAATAATTCGAATCCACAGTTTGTGAATGCATTATGGGTTTCCACAACCATGAAATTAGCTGTGGGTGACTATGTGAAAGTATGGGCTGGGGCAATTAATGAATCTTATCCAGGTCAAACAAGTACAGATAAAATTGAAATTGTACCATCAAAATTAAATAGTACACTATCTACAAATGAGGTCCTCTCTAAAGTAGCAGAAAATCTTGAGTACAACCCAATCATCACCAATATAAAGTTTGATGCTAAAAAGGACATATGGACCCTGCATTATAAAATAGATATTGCAGGTAATGATACACTTGTCGGTATGGTTATTCAGGATCAAAAGCCTATCTCGCTTGGACAACCCATCTATGAACAACCACCTCAACTAGCATTTGCAATAAACGAAGAAGAACAACTCTCCTTATACCTCCAACAATATAGTTGGACATACACTGACATTAAAACAGGAGAAAAAAAGCAAAAAGAACACGAAACACCGCTGTCGAATATACAAGCATCCTTTAATGAAGCTATTCCCCTTCAGAAACCAGAAAAAGTCAAACTGATGACTAATGACTTGGATATACTTCACAGTGAAATGGTGTTTTTGGATGAGCAAATGAACAAGGTTGAAAAGATTATAAATGAAGATGGTACATATCCAATAGGCACGTATTATATGCATGTAAAAGTTCAGTTCGAACAAGGAACAGCGACTTATATGGATACAATTCAATTTAAGTAA
- the fabG gene encoding 3-oxoacyl-ACP reductase FabG, which yields MKVDLSGKVVIVTGGSKGIGKGIATVFAKQGAHVVIAARGLEHTTKLATELQMQGYSASGAAVDVESYESVKNMAQEVASKYGAIDILCSNAGIFPSVKLEDMSTDQWDHVLNVNARGTMFAVKACVPYLKNADYGRVIITSSITGPVTGYAGWTHYAASKAAQLGFMRTAALELAHYNITVNAVLPGNIATEGLDGLGEEYLQKMAKAIPFGGLGSVEDIAYAALFLSSKEAGFITGQSIIIDGGQTLPEDAEAF from the coding sequence TTGAAAGTAGATTTATCTGGTAAGGTTGTTATTGTTACTGGCGGAAGTAAAGGAATTGGTAAAGGCATTGCGACCGTATTTGCTAAGCAGGGTGCTCATGTCGTTATCGCTGCAAGAGGCTTAGAGCATACAACAAAATTAGCAACTGAGTTACAAATGCAGGGCTACTCTGCTTCTGGGGCAGCGGTTGATGTAGAAAGCTATGAATCTGTGAAAAACATGGCACAAGAGGTTGCTAGTAAATATGGGGCCATCGATATTTTATGCTCAAATGCTGGTATTTTTCCATCTGTCAAGCTAGAGGATATGAGCACAGACCAATGGGACCATGTGTTGAATGTTAACGCGAGAGGAACAATGTTTGCTGTGAAAGCATGTGTTCCTTATTTAAAGAATGCGGATTATGGAAGAGTCATTATTACTTCCTCCATTACAGGACCAGTGACAGGATATGCAGGGTGGACACACTATGCAGCAAGTAAAGCAGCACAGCTTGGTTTTATGCGGACTGCAGCACTTGAATTAGCACACTATAATATTACCGTTAATGCAGTTCTTCCAGGCAATATTGCAACAGAAGGATTAGATGGTCTTGGAGAGGAATATTTGCAGAAGATGGCAAAGGCAATTCCATTCGGTGGATTGGGCAGTGTTGAGGATATTGCCTATGCAGCACTATTCCTCAGCAGCAAGGAAGCAGGTTTTATTACAGGACAATCCATTATTATTGATGGTGGACAAACATTACCAGAAGATGCTGAAGCATTTTAA
- a CDS encoding GNAT family N-acetyltransferase codes for MLIKQQEFYINGLRYTIRSATIPDAQALSDLRLQLDGETENFDREHGEAFIDTAGFEQIIRIDTESPSNICLVAVVDNQIIGFSRCEGSALKRLAHKVEFGVGVMKEFWGYGIGKNLLQVSIDWADANNIKKIVLQVLETNDKASRLYKKLGFTVEGILKNDKRLSDGKYYHTIIMGRWKA; via the coding sequence ATGCTTATCAAACAACAGGAATTTTATATAAATGGTCTTCGTTACACGATTAGATCCGCTACTATCCCAGATGCACAAGCATTATCAGACCTAAGATTACAATTAGATGGAGAAACGGAAAATTTTGATCGCGAGCATGGAGAAGCATTTATCGATACAGCTGGGTTTGAACAGATTATTCGTATAGATACAGAAAGCCCAAGCAATATATGTTTAGTAGCTGTCGTCGATAACCAGATTATCGGATTTTCAAGATGCGAGGGATCAGCATTAAAACGATTAGCGCATAAAGTGGAATTTGGTGTAGGTGTAATGAAGGAATTTTGGGGCTATGGCATCGGTAAAAACCTCTTACAAGTATCGATCGATTGGGCAGATGCCAACAATATAAAAAAAATAGTCTTACAAGTTTTAGAGACAAATGACAAAGCAAGTAGACTCTATAAAAAACTTGGCTTTACTGTAGAAGGTATTTTAAAAAATGATAAACGCCTTTCTGATGGCAAATACTATCATACCATTATTATGGGTAGATGGAAGGCATAA
- a CDS encoding DJ-1/PfpI family protein translates to MNKRQWRVGIFLFDDVEVLDFAGPFEVFSVTEIENGQQPFVVETVSEKGNLVIATNGLKVQPDYSFDNVPRFDILIIPGGLGAREREMYNDNVINWITNQMKTVQLMTSVCTGALLLAKAGLLNGKMATTHWASLERLKIEFPQVEVQREVKFVDEGNVITSGGISAGINMSFHIVKRLLGSEVAQNTAKIMEYEIII, encoded by the coding sequence ATGAATAAAAGACAGTGGAGAGTAGGAATTTTTTTATTTGATGATGTAGAGGTTTTAGATTTTGCTGGGCCATTTGAAGTCTTTTCTGTCACTGAAATAGAAAATGGTCAGCAGCCATTTGTCGTAGAAACAGTATCAGAGAAAGGGAACTTAGTAATTGCTACTAATGGGTTAAAGGTACAGCCTGATTACAGTTTTGATAATGTCCCTAGATTTGATATTTTAATTATACCTGGAGGTCTAGGTGCAAGAGAACGAGAAATGTATAATGATAATGTAATAAACTGGATTACAAATCAAATGAAAACGGTGCAACTCATGACATCTGTATGTACGGGTGCTTTACTATTAGCAAAGGCTGGTTTACTTAATGGTAAAATGGCGACGACTCATTGGGCAAGTCTTGAAAGGTTAAAAATAGAATTTCCACAAGTCGAAGTACAACGGGAAGTTAAATTTGTAGATGAAGGCAATGTAATTACATCTGGTGGAATTTCAGCAGGTATCAATATGTCATTTCATATTGTGAAAAGATTACTAGGTTCTGAAGTTGCTCAGAATACTGCTAAAATTATGGAATACGAAATTATTATTTAA
- the mdh gene encoding malate dehydrogenase gives MGFKRPKIAIIGAGHTGATVALMVAQKEIGDIVLVDIPDLEKPAKGKALDILQTGPIEKFNVHIAGTAQYEEIAHADIVVITAGIARKPGMTREDLITTNASIIRSVSENVKRFAPNSYVIVLSNPVDAMTYVCLETTGFSKNRVMGQSGILDTARFNTFIAEALQLAVEDVSSFVLGGHGDEMVPLVRYTYVGGIPLEKMLPKAQIQQLVERTRKGGGEIVELLGNGSAYYAPAASIVQMIEAIIKDKRKVMPVIAYLQGEYHVTDACIGVPVILGGNGIESVIELHLNEEEHQAFSKSVQAVNCTLNYIK, from the coding sequence ATGGGATTTAAAAGGCCAAAGATCGCCATTATTGGTGCTGGTCATACAGGTGCCACTGTAGCTTTAATGGTTGCTCAAAAAGAAATCGGAGATATCGTTCTAGTCGATATTCCAGATTTAGAAAAACCAGCTAAGGGGAAGGCGCTAGATATTTTACAAACAGGCCCAATAGAAAAATTTAATGTGCATATTGCAGGTACAGCACAATATGAGGAAATTGCCCATGCAGATATTGTTGTCATAACAGCAGGTATTGCTAGAAAACCTGGAATGACTCGAGAGGATTTGATTACAACAAATGCCTCGATTATTCGTTCTGTTAGCGAAAATGTAAAGCGCTTTGCCCCAAACAGCTATGTCATTGTGCTGAGTAACCCTGTCGATGCTATGACCTATGTTTGTCTAGAAACTACAGGCTTCTCCAAAAATCGTGTTATGGGGCAATCAGGCATTTTAGATACAGCTCGCTTTAATACATTTATTGCAGAGGCACTGCAGCTAGCAGTAGAGGACGTGTCGAGCTTTGTTTTGGGAGGGCATGGAGATGAGATGGTGCCACTTGTGCGCTATACGTATGTCGGTGGAATCCCGCTCGAGAAAATGCTTCCAAAAGCACAAATCCAACAATTAGTGGAACGGACACGGAAAGGTGGCGGCGAAATTGTGGAGCTTCTTGGCAATGGTAGTGCCTATTACGCGCCAGCAGCATCAATTGTCCAAATGATAGAAGCCATCATCAAGGATAAACGAAAAGTTATGCCCGTTATCGCTTATTTACAGGGTGAATACCATGTAACCGATGCTTGTATTGGTGTACCAGTTATTCTTGGTGGGAATGGAATAGAAAGTGTTATTGAATTACACTTGAACGAAGAAGAACATCAGGCATTTAGCAAGTCTGTTCAGGCTGTCAATTGTACGTTAAACTATATTAAATAA
- a CDS encoding BMC domain-containing protein — translation MNNFGALGMIETKGLVGSIEAADAMVKAANVNIIGKVHVGGGIVTVLVRGDVGAVKAATDAGAAAAQRVGELLSVHVIPRPHAELEAILPLT, via the coding sequence ATGAATAATTTTGGTGCATTAGGAATGATTGAAACAAAAGGGCTAGTCGGCTCCATTGAGGCGGCCGATGCAATGGTAAAGGCTGCAAATGTCAATATCATTGGTAAGGTACATGTGGGTGGGGGAATTGTCACAGTCCTTGTACGTGGAGATGTAGGAGCAGTAAAAGCAGCAACTGATGCAGGAGCAGCAGCTGCACAGCGAGTAGGAGAACTGCTGTCTGTTCATGTGATTCCACGCCCACATGCAGAGTTAGAAGCGATTTTACCGTTGACTTAG
- a CDS encoding phosphate propanoyltransferase yields MNQQAIEQIVNEVIAELLHTKQEAPITQYDIPIGISARHIHLKQEHVEHLFGKGEQLTAKKMLSQPGQFAANETLMVVGPKGSISNVRVLGPARSLTQVEVSHTDAIALGIQPPIRESGNIAGSASCTLVGPKGSLYLHEGVIIAQAHIHMSPEEASGLNVFDGEYVSIKTQGIRPVTFHHVKVRVSERYRLEMHIDTDEANAGFLKSGATGTLVKENKEELTYNSSQKTTIVQANEINERIITEKDLLAFQGQTIIVPRFTRFTALAMDAVVTLGITIEYKDEG; encoded by the coding sequence ATGAATCAACAAGCAATAGAGCAAATTGTGAATGAGGTCATTGCTGAATTACTGCATACAAAGCAGGAAGCGCCTATTACACAATACGACATTCCCATCGGTATTTCAGCGAGACATATTCATTTGAAACAGGAGCATGTAGAGCATCTCTTTGGTAAGGGAGAGCAATTAACAGCAAAAAAGATGCTGTCCCAACCAGGGCAGTTCGCAGCTAATGAAACATTAATGGTTGTTGGTCCAAAGGGCAGTATTTCAAATGTCCGTGTTTTAGGCCCTGCTCGTTCCTTAACACAGGTTGAAGTTAGCCATACAGATGCTATTGCATTAGGCATTCAGCCACCAATAAGAGAATCTGGCAATATTGCAGGATCAGCAAGCTGCACGTTAGTTGGCCCGAAAGGTAGTTTATATTTACATGAGGGAGTTATTATTGCCCAGGCACACATCCATATGTCACCAGAGGAAGCAAGTGGGTTAAACGTTTTCGATGGAGAGTATGTGTCAATAAAAACGCAAGGTATCCGACCTGTGACATTTCATCATGTGAAAGTACGAGTTTCAGAGCGCTATCGTTTAGAGATGCATATTGATACTGATGAAGCAAATGCTGGCTTCCTAAAATCTGGAGCAACAGGCACTTTAGTAAAAGAAAATAAGGAAGAGCTTACGTATAATTCCTCCCAAAAAACTACTATTGTGCAGGCAAATGAAATTAATGAAAGAATAATAACTGAAAAGGATTTATTAGCCTTTCAGGGACAAACAATTATCGTTCCTCGATTTACTAGATTCACTGCACTCGCAATGGATGCGGTGGTAACTTTAGGGATTACTATAGAGTATAAAGATGAAGGATGA
- a CDS encoding carboxymuconolactone decarboxylase family protein yields MSQRVAYYDVAPDGMKIMMDMEKYTKKSTINRVTRELIKIRVSQINGCAFCIDLHTSDARKMGETEQRIYCLNAWNECIFYTPEEKVALELSEHITLIPTKRVPDELYKRVCEYYDEKQYVDLVLIINQINNWNRISIAMGNTVTEK; encoded by the coding sequence ATGAGCCAAAGAGTTGCTTACTATGATGTTGCACCTGATGGTATGAAAATTATGATGGATATGGAAAAATACACAAAGAAGTCTACAATTAATCGAGTAACTAGGGAACTTATCAAAATAAGGGTCTCCCAAATTAATGGATGCGCGTTCTGCATAGACTTGCATACATCCGATGCTCGTAAGATGGGTGAAACAGAACAACGTATTTATTGTTTAAATGCTTGGAATGAATGTATTTTTTATACACCTGAAGAGAAAGTTGCTCTAGAATTATCTGAGCATATAACTTTAATTCCTACTAAAAGAGTTCCAGATGAACTATATAAGCGTGTATGTGAATACTATGACGAGAAACAGTATGTTGACCTTGTTCTAATCATTAATCAGATCAACAATTGGAATAGAATTTCTATTGCAATGGGGAATACAGTAACTGAAAAATAA
- a CDS encoding DUF2809 domain-containing protein — translation MKAKEYDRDAERVILLKPINSQCQNMRIVYLITIIITIFLGLASRKWSLSLSPFVAQNAGDVLWAIMVYFGFRFLLVRKSTLTAILLSFLFSFSIEFSQLYQENWINQIRATTLGALILGKGFLTEDLIRYTVGILIAAVLDKVSLKFTLRSY, via the coding sequence ATGAAAGCAAAAGAATACGATCGAGATGCTGAAAGAGTGATCCTATTGAAACCTATAAACTCACAATGCCAAAACATGCGAATAGTTTATTTAATAACGATTATAATCACTATTTTTTTAGGACTTGCCTCAAGAAAATGGAGTCTTTCCCTTTCACCCTTTGTGGCTCAAAACGCTGGGGACGTACTATGGGCTATAATGGTCTATTTTGGATTTCGATTTTTGCTAGTACGGAAGAGCACCCTCACAGCTATTTTGCTCAGTTTTTTGTTTAGTTTCAGCATTGAATTTAGTCAGTTATATCAGGAAAATTGGATCAATCAGATTCGTGCAACAACGCTTGGGGCTTTAATACTTGGTAAAGGTTTTCTTACAGAGGATTTAATTCGATATACAGTAGGGATACTAATCGCTGCTGTGTTAGATAAGGTTTCACTTAAATTCACACTTCGCAGCTATTAA
- a CDS encoding ABC transporter ATP-binding protein codes for MIEVKNVHKKYGRKQVLKDLSFTAKKGEITCLIGINGVGKTTIMKAIMALTPINSGEILIDGEKIRRDSFEKITFIPDTIATLPQMRIAEAFTFMADFYKSWNPQRAEELLQFFKLDPTEKIANLSKGSTAKVNMLLGLALDVDYLLMDEPFSGIDMFSREQIAEVFTSHLIEERGVILTTHEISDIEHLIDKAVLIDNGEVIKEFSVEEVRENEGKSVVDVMREVYRG; via the coding sequence ATGATCGAAGTGAAAAATGTCCATAAAAAATACGGCAGGAAACAAGTGTTAAAAGATCTTTCCTTTACTGCTAAAAAGGGTGAAATTACTTGCTTAATTGGGATAAATGGAGTAGGAAAGACGACAATCATGAAGGCTATTATGGCACTCACACCGATTAATAGCGGTGAAATTTTAATAGATGGGGAAAAAATTCGGAGGGATAGTTTTGAAAAAATAACTTTTATTCCGGATACAATCGCGACGCTGCCACAAATGAGAATTGCTGAGGCTTTTACGTTCATGGCGGATTTTTATAAAAGTTGGAACCCACAAAGGGCAGAGGAGCTGTTGCAATTTTTTAAGCTAGACCCAACTGAAAAAATTGCTAATTTATCAAAGGGGAGTACGGCTAAAGTCAATATGCTGTTAGGCTTAGCGCTAGATGTGGATTACTTACTGATGGATGAACCATTCTCTGGTATTGATATGTTCTCACGGGAACAGATTGCCGAAGTGTTTACAAGCCATTTAATTGAAGAACGTGGTGTAATTCTCACAACCCATGAAATCAGTGATATTGAACACTTAATTGATAAAGCCGTACTTATTGATAATGGTGAAGTAATAAAGGAATTTAGCGTGGAGGAAGTGCGTGAGAATGAAGGAAAATCAGTTGTTGATGTAATGCGGGAGGTGTATCGAGGATGA